AGAGCGAAAGATGTTTGCACTCCAGCAGAGCCTCGTCCCATGGCGATCAGAGATccagctgcgctgcgccgccccaAAGGGGAAGCCAAATGCAGTTCGATTTTAGCACTTCTTCGGCACAACCACAGTCATCAGAGGACTGGATTGCAATTTGACATCCGTGCTGCGTCCGCAAAGCGGCCGTCTTCTGTTCCTGTCGACACATGAAACCGCATGAAGGAGGTCATGAACAAAGAGGCAACATTAGCATCATATTATTAGTTCGCCTGCAAAAATACTCCAGATGTGGTCTCGTCAAGTAAATAGTACAAGTTATGTACATAAAAGGCATCGCAACGAGTATGGCTATCGGCCGGCCACGCCTATAACTCGTCGCGCCCCGTagcggctgctggtggctTGTTGCCCGGGAGGAGATTTGCTGCGTGCTGAAGTATGTCTGATAGGATTGGGAATTTCGCCCCCAAAAACATTGCAGTTCCAATCTAGATCAATCCAGTCAGCGGTTGCGAGATATAGGGGGCTGCCGCACATATTGCTCTCACCATAATGCCAGATACGAACAGCAGACATAGGAGGACAATGCCAAACATGATGAGGTTCTCGCCCGGGTCAACAGTTGGTTCCTTCTTCTGTCGTTGCTCGTTCTCGAGCGTCAACTTCTTGGGGTCTTGCGTAGGGTACAGCGTCTCAATGAATTGCTCAATCTGACCGCCCGTTAGCGCTCGCTCATGTTCATACAGGGGACTGTCCGTACCTGGGCGCATCGCACGCTAATTGCTAGATAGTTGGGGTCCCGAGGGTCGTTCTTGGCGTGAATCTTCCGGGCATATCTCCGGAATACCTCGCATACCGTCTGCAGGTTCTGTGTGCATTCAAACATGAGCTGACATGCGTCGCCCTTGGTGATCTTGACGTTCTTCTCGAGCACGTCGGGGTTGCGGAACATGAGCTCCAGAGTAGCAATGGCCATGCCCTGGGGGATGGCCACAAAGTTGAAGACGCTTTGCTCGCGCATGCCCGCCATGTAGAACAAGCACTCCTCAGCGTGCTTCAGTGCGTCTAGAATCATGTCCGACACACAATTGACTGCCTGTTCGCGGTACTTGGGGTCAAGCAGGTCCTCCCACTTGTCCACGTGCCTGCTCCAGATCTCCTTTGGGTACCACCGGCGACCGTCTTGCCAGTCCTCGTGGATGTCGCGGATGATGTTGGTCTTTTGCAGGAACTGTCCCATCGACTCCGTCAATGACGGccgctcggccagcttggGATTTCCCAGCTCCGACGACACGAAGAGACGCGTTAGGCCCTCGCCCACGAGGCCGGCAACGTAGTGACAGTAGAGCTCGTACTCCTCGATGGTCTGGACGCCGTTCTCGATCATCTTGGTATTTTCCGCGTAGTCGGCCATGCCGTTACCCATCTTGACCGTCATCTCCTTGATGATCGTGCGATACTTGGGCTTCAGCTTTTTGAGCTCCGTGACGACCACGTCGAACTTCTCCAGCAGTTCCTTGTCCTTCTCTTGGCTCTCGTGGTACTGCCAGCCGTCAATATCCATGGTCTCATGGAACTTTCGCAGCAAGGGGACCTTGTTGTCGATGGGTATCGTCATGTCATCTTCGATGGTGTCGAGGCCGCGCAAGACGAGATAAAAGAGTGTGATGGGGACAAGGAGCTCATGATTGAGTTCCTGGATGACGGCCGCAAAGCTGCGACTCGTCATGTTCAGGAAGCGGAAGCATTCCTGCAGCTCCGGCGACTCCTCTGAGGGCTTGCGCTGGTGGACGGGGTTGTGCCAGAGCTTCCTGCAGCTGATGTCAGCGTCAGGACCATCGCGTCCAGATACAAGGGCCGCCATACCATTGTATTATGGACCGCAACTGGTTCGGATGC
This region of Purpureocillium takamizusanense chromosome 9, complete sequence genomic DNA includes:
- the ERG9 gene encoding Squalene synthase (COG:I~EggNog:ENOG503NXNI~BUSCO:EOG09262HA6~TransMembrane:1 (o407-431i)~antiSMASH:Cluster_9.1), with translation MAALVSGRDGPDADISCRKLWHNPVHQRKPSEESPELQECFRFLNMTSRSFAAVIQELNHELLVPITLFYLVLRGLDTIEDDMTIPIDNKVPLLRKFHETMDIDGWQYHESQEKDKELLEKFDVVVTELKKLKPKYRTIIKEMTVKMGNGMADYAENTKMIENGVQTIEEYELYCHYVAGLVGEGLTRLFVSSELGNPKLAERPSLTESMGQFLQKTNIIRDIHEDWQDGRRWYPKEIWSRHVDKWEDLLDPKYREQAVNCVSDMILDALKHAEECLFYMAGMREQSVFNFVAIPQGMAIATLELMFRNPDVLEKNVKITKGDACQLMFECTQNLQTVCEVFRRYARKIHAKNDPRDPNYLAISVRCAQIEQFIETLYPTQDPKKLTLENEQRQKKEPTVDPGENLIMFGIVLLCLLFVSGIMIGTAMFLGAKFPILSDILQHAANLLPGNKPPAAATGRDEL
- the ERG9 gene encoding Squalene synthase (EggNog:ENOG503NXNI~COG:I~antiSMASH:Cluster_9.1~TransMembrane:1 (o406-430i)) yields the protein MGALYYLMHPNQLRSIIQWKLWHNPVHQRKPSEESPELQECFRFLNMTSRSFAAVIQELNHELLVPITLFYLVLRGLDTIEDDMTIPIDNKVPLLRKFHETMDIDGWQYHESQEKDKELLEKFDVVVTELKKLKPKYRTIIKEMTVKMGNGMADYAENTKMIENGVQTIEEYELYCHYVAGLVGEGLTRLFVSSELGNPKLAERPSLTESMGQFLQKTNIIRDIHEDWQDGRRWYPKEIWSRHVDKWEDLLDPKYREQAVNCVSDMILDALKHAEECLFYMAGMREQSVFNFVAIPQGMAIATLELMFRNPDVLEKNVKITKGDACQLMFECTQNLQTVCEVFRRYARKIHAKNDPRDPNYLAISVRCAQIEQFIETLYPTQDPKKLTLENEQRQKKEPTVDPGENLIMFGIVLLCLLFVSGIMIGTAMFLGAKFPILSDILQHAANLLPGNKPPAAATGRDEL
- the ERG9 gene encoding Squalene synthase (COG:I~EggNog:ENOG503NXNI~TransMembrane:1 (o407-429i)~BUSCO:EOG09262HA6~antiSMASH:Cluster_9.1), which translates into the protein MGALYYLMHPNQLRSIIQWKLWHNPVHQRKPSEESPELQECFRFLNMTSRSFAAVIQELNHELLVPITLFYLVLRGLDTIEDDMTIPIDNKVPLLRKFHETMDIDGWQYHESQEKDKELLEKFDVVVTELKKLKPKYRTIIKEMTVKMGNGMADYAENTKMIENGVQTIEEYELYCHYVAGLVGEGLTRLFVSSELGNPKLAERPSLTESMGQFLQKTNIIRDIHEDWQDGRRWYPKEIWSRHVDKWEDLLDPKYREQAVNCVSDMILDALKHAEECLFYMAGMREQSVFNFVAIPQGMAIATLELMFRNPDVLEKNVKITKGDACQLMFECTQNLQTVCEVFRRYARKIHAKNDPRDPNYLAISVRCAQIEQFIETLYPTQDPKKLTLENEQRQKKEPTVDPGENLIMFGIVLLCLLFVSGIMVRAICAAAPYISQPLTGLI